In Micromonospora sp. LH3U1, one genomic interval encodes:
- a CDS encoding adenylate/guanylate cyclase domain-containing protein, with the protein MTTTTIVVVDTQRTPTPHWPVPEERRTVTVLFADIVGSTALVDRLDPEDVRALQRAYFDTVAGVLHRWQGVVEKYVGDAVMALFGARHSDGFDAYRAVRAGLEIQAALDRRQMVGDIRLRVRVGVATGEVVVDLGGAVSGGHGVASGAVITTAARLQEYAPPGAVALCAATARATAGLITQRQLTPVPVAGRVPPVPVWHAVGPVRPSADRHDGPLIGRRRELATIRDQLSWAIREQNPRWLSLVGPTGSGRSRLLHELTRGLTTVDGLSVRWCVATCQPYPDQVLAPVAELLRGLAGIRPGDGPAAVHDRLVVALTPLFPPAQVAATVPALQRLLTTPDGSDTALAGAAICRDVLLRLAAHRPLIVAVDDVDRAAPAVSQFLHALFSAATARGLPLAMVTLHQPQWADTRPGAARRVTIRPLATVQSGRLLRHLLTRAGQPVALVERLLPLVGGRPGHAAAYVTSVADGADPVTLPLPEAVRRAVGAELDHLDGERRAVLMAAGILGGVISGAAVDRALGWTPGRSAPALRGLVAAGLLLPHRVGGYAFATPALRQVAAERLPRVLRAVFTRRTADAPRHDTVRASARESAVRPAAVRPAVVSGSAARPAEVVRLDAVRARAGLDAALAALTPTPAVRTDPPHRRVPTPTMATLRPRRLARPTIRRPPAGSEPSRRPVTCRRPRP; encoded by the coding sequence ATGACCACCACCACCATCGTCGTCGTCGACACACAGCGGACCCCGACCCCGCACTGGCCGGTACCGGAGGAGAGACGCACCGTCACCGTGCTCTTCGCGGACATCGTCGGCTCCACGGCCCTGGTGGACCGGCTCGACCCGGAGGACGTCCGAGCGTTGCAGCGGGCCTACTTCGACACCGTCGCCGGTGTGCTGCACCGCTGGCAGGGGGTGGTCGAGAAGTACGTCGGCGACGCCGTGATGGCGCTCTTCGGCGCCCGGCACTCCGACGGCTTCGACGCGTACCGGGCGGTGCGCGCCGGACTCGAGATCCAGGCCGCGCTGGACCGCCGGCAGATGGTGGGTGACATCAGACTGCGGGTCCGCGTCGGTGTCGCCACGGGCGAGGTCGTGGTCGACCTGGGCGGCGCCGTCAGCGGCGGACACGGCGTCGCCAGCGGCGCGGTGATCACCACGGCGGCCCGCCTCCAGGAGTACGCGCCACCCGGCGCCGTCGCGCTCTGCGCCGCCACCGCACGGGCCACCGCCGGCCTGATCACCCAGCGTCAGCTGACGCCGGTGCCGGTCGCCGGCCGGGTGCCGCCGGTGCCGGTCTGGCACGCCGTCGGTCCGGTACGCCCCAGTGCCGACCGGCACGACGGGCCGCTGATCGGTCGCCGCCGCGAGCTGGCCACCATCCGCGACCAGCTGAGCTGGGCCATCCGGGAGCAGAACCCGCGCTGGCTCTCCCTGGTCGGTCCCACCGGCAGCGGCCGCAGCCGGCTGCTGCACGAGCTGACCCGTGGGCTGACCACGGTGGACGGGTTGTCGGTCCGCTGGTGTGTGGCGACCTGCCAGCCGTACCCCGACCAGGTGTTGGCGCCAGTCGCGGAGCTGCTCCGCGGTCTCGCCGGGATCCGTCCCGGCGACGGCCCGGCGGCGGTCCACGACCGCCTGGTCGTCGCCCTGACGCCGTTGTTCCCGCCGGCCCAGGTCGCCGCGACGGTCCCGGCGCTACAACGGTTGCTGACCACCCCGGACGGCTCGGACACGGCGCTGGCGGGCGCGGCGATCTGCCGGGATGTCCTGTTGCGCCTGGCCGCCCACCGGCCGCTGATCGTCGCCGTCGACGACGTGGACCGGGCGGCACCGGCGGTGAGCCAGTTCCTGCACGCGCTGTTCAGCGCGGCGACGGCGCGCGGGCTCCCGCTGGCCATGGTCACCCTGCACCAACCGCAGTGGGCCGATACCCGGCCCGGCGCAGCCCGGCGGGTGACGATCCGACCGCTGGCCACGGTGCAATCCGGGCGACTGCTGCGCCACCTGCTCACCCGGGCCGGGCAGCCGGTGGCGCTGGTCGAGCGGCTGCTGCCGCTGGTGGGCGGCCGGCCCGGGCATGCGGCGGCATATGTCACGTCGGTCGCGGACGGCGCCGACCCGGTGACGCTCCCGCTGCCCGAGGCGGTCCGCCGGGCCGTCGGCGCGGAACTGGACCACCTCGACGGTGAACGGCGGGCGGTACTGATGGCGGCCGGCATCCTCGGCGGCGTGATCTCCGGCGCAGCCGTCGACCGGGCACTCGGCTGGACGCCCGGCCGGTCGGCGCCGGCGCTGCGTGGGTTGGTCGCCGCCGGGCTGCTGCTCCCCCACCGCGTCGGCGGGTACGCGTTCGCCACCCCAGCGCTGCGCCAGGTCGCCGCCGAGCGACTGCCTCGCGTGCTGCGGGCCGTGTTCACGCGCCGGACCGCCGACGCCCCGCGCCACGACACCGTCCGCGCGTCCGCCCGCGAATCCGCCGTCCGCCCTGCCGCCGTCCGCCCTGCTGTCGTCAGCGGCTCGGCCGCGCGGCCCGCCGAGGTCGTGCGTCTCGACGCCGTTCGCGCCCGGGCCGGCCTCGACGCCGCCCTCGCGGCGCTGACCCCGACGCCGGCCGTCCGCACCGACCCGCCGCACCGACGCGTCCCCACGCCGACGATGGCCACCCTCCGGCCGCGCCGGCTCGCACGACCAACCATCCGCCGGCCTCCCGCCGGCTCCGAGCCGTCGCGTCGGCCGGTGACGTGCCGCCGACCTCGGCCGTAG
- a CDS encoding YciI family protein — MEFLCYHRDRPGSAALRDELLAAHWSYMDGYAAEMIARGPTFADDTPTGSVHIVDVPDPAAARTFALDEPNYQAGVYRDVLLRRWHNALGRTMWDFPGGRTGGNRYLVLGLGLGQAADLAVPPDPDELIAYGPLLSDDGATWLGTAALVRAPNPDAARAILTVDRYADIEVHHWQFGGRPS; from the coding sequence ATGGAGTTCCTGTGCTACCACCGTGACCGGCCCGGATCGGCAGCGTTGCGCGACGAACTGCTGGCGGCGCACTGGTCCTACATGGACGGTTACGCGGCGGAGATGATCGCCCGCGGCCCCACCTTCGCCGACGACACACCCACCGGCAGCGTGCACATCGTCGACGTGCCCGATCCGGCCGCTGCGCGGACGTTCGCCCTCGACGAGCCGAACTACCAGGCCGGCGTGTACCGGGACGTGTTGCTGCGCCGGTGGCACAACGCGCTCGGCCGCACCATGTGGGACTTTCCCGGAGGCCGGACCGGTGGCAACCGGTACCTGGTGCTCGGCCTTGGCCTGGGGCAGGCCGCCGACCTGGCCGTGCCGCCCGACCCGGACGAGCTGATCGCGTACGGGCCACTGCTGTCCGACGACGGCGCCACCTGGCTCGGTACCGCGGCGCTGGTCCGGGCACCGAACCCGGACGCGGCGCGCGCCATCCTGACCGTGGACCGGTACGCCGACATCGAGGTGCACCACTGGCAGTTCGGCGGGCGACCGTCCTGA
- a CDS encoding dienelactone hydrolase family protein, whose translation MRHVVLFHSVYGLRPAVRAAADRMRAAGHRVTTPDLYGVPATDTVEEGFALLDKIGQEVVLDRARAALRDLPPETVLAGFSMGAGVAGALLAERPDAAGLLLLHGTGGAPDAVRAGLPVQLHLADPDPYDLPDEVDEWQQAMTGAGADLTVFRYPGAGHLFTDPDLAEHAPDAAAATWPRVLAFLAAR comes from the coding sequence ATGCGACACGTCGTGCTGTTCCACTCCGTGTATGGGCTGCGGCCCGCCGTACGCGCCGCCGCCGACCGGATGCGCGCCGCCGGGCACCGGGTCACCACCCCCGATCTGTACGGCGTCCCGGCCACCGACACCGTCGAGGAGGGCTTTGCGCTGCTCGACAAGATCGGCCAGGAGGTGGTGCTCGACCGGGCCCGGGCAGCGCTGCGGGACCTGCCACCGGAGACGGTGCTCGCCGGGTTCTCGATGGGCGCCGGGGTGGCCGGGGCGCTGCTGGCCGAGCGCCCCGACGCCGCCGGTCTGCTCCTGCTACACGGCACCGGCGGCGCACCCGACGCGGTCCGCGCCGGCCTGCCCGTGCAGCTGCACCTCGCCGACCCCGACCCGTACGACCTGCCGGACGAGGTCGACGAGTGGCAGCAGGCGATGACCGGCGCCGGCGCTGACCTGACGGTCTTCCGCTATCCCGGTGCCGGACATCTGTTCACCGACCCGGACCTGGCCGAGCACGCTCCGGACGCCGCCGCGGCGACCTGGCCACGGGTGCTGGCCTTCCTGGCCGCCCGCTGA
- a CDS encoding nucleotide disphospho-sugar-binding domain-containing protein, translating into MRVLVVSAPLVGHVFPLVPLAVALRDAGHDVLLATGGGGLAAAEAGLPVHDVAPGFDFGRIALRVFPRHPLIARAELAGTAGTRGAGLLFGALNDQLTDPVVALATQWRPNLVLYEPFAVAGAVAAARLDVPAVRQENSLFDGRELVRATSARLGAALRRHGLTELPPPAAALAVAPPSVAVQGGWPMRYESYVGGGELPGWLREPGERPRILVTRSTLTGPGDRGPMPAVVAAAAQVDAEIVLVRPDERSARSLPGNVRVVDWIPLDEAMPASAALVHHGGAGSTLGALAAGLPQLATMGPGTDGTTPSWWPAGAPVWRCAPGTSPRGR; encoded by the coding sequence ATGCGCGTGCTGGTGGTTTCCGCCCCGCTGGTCGGGCACGTCTTCCCGCTGGTGCCGCTCGCCGTCGCGCTGCGCGACGCCGGCCACGACGTGCTGCTGGCCACCGGCGGCGGTGGCCTGGCCGCCGCCGAGGCCGGCCTGCCGGTGCACGACGTCGCGCCGGGCTTCGACTTCGGCCGGATCGCCCTGCGGGTCTTCCCCCGCCATCCGCTGATCGCCCGCGCCGAGCTGGCCGGCACCGCCGGCACCCGGGGCGCCGGCCTGCTCTTCGGCGCGCTCAACGACCAGCTCACCGACCCGGTGGTCGCGCTGGCCACCCAGTGGCGGCCGAACCTGGTGCTGTACGAGCCGTTCGCGGTTGCCGGTGCGGTGGCCGCCGCGCGGCTCGACGTGCCGGCCGTACGCCAGGAGAACTCCCTCTTCGACGGCCGGGAGCTGGTCCGCGCCACCAGCGCCCGACTCGGCGCCGCACTGCGCCGGCACGGCCTGACCGAGCTGCCGCCACCCGCCGCCGCCCTCGCCGTGGCCCCGCCCAGCGTGGCCGTCCAGGGCGGTTGGCCGATGCGGTACGAGTCCTACGTCGGTGGCGGCGAGTTGCCGGGCTGGCTGCGCGAGCCGGGTGAGCGGCCCCGCATCCTGGTTACCCGCAGCACCCTGACCGGCCCCGGCGACCGGGGGCCGATGCCCGCCGTGGTGGCCGCCGCCGCTCAGGTGGACGCCGAGATCGTGTTGGTCCGGCCCGACGAGCGGTCGGCTCGTTCGCTGCCGGGCAACGTGCGGGTGGTCGACTGGATTCCGCTCGACGAGGCAATGCCGGCGAGCGCGGCGCTGGTCCACCACGGCGGGGCGGGCAGCACCCTCGGTGCCCTCGCCGCCGGCCTGCCCCAGCTGGCCACCATGGGTCCGGGGACCGACGGCACAACGCCGAGCTGGTGGCCCGCCGGGGCGCCGGTCTGGCGCTGCGCCCCCGGGACATCACCGCGCGGGCGCTGA
- the paaK gene encoding phenylacetate--CoA ligase PaaK: protein MQDRTPRPEELEPIERAGIDELRALQRDRLRWSLRHAYDNVPHYRRAFDAVGVHPDDCRDLDDLARFPFTGKAELRDNYPFGMFAVPRDRVARLHASSGTTGRPTVVGYTRDDLRTWARLMARSIRASGGRPGDRVHVAYGYGLFTGGLGAHYGAEELGCTVIPVSGGMTERQVMLIRDFEPEVIMVTPSYMLAIVDEMYRQGVDPRATSLRVGIFGAEPWTEDMRREVEQQLDIHAVDIYGLSEVMGPGVATECVETKDGLHLWEDHFYPEIIDPVSGAVLPDGEQGELVLTSLTKEAMPVVRYRTRDLTRLLPGTARPMRRIEKITGRTDDMMIVRGVNVFPTQIEELILRTPQLSPHFQCVLDRHGRLDTLTVRVERRAGVGVDAAERAGATLVELVKNTIGVSVAVDVLAPDAVERSVGKMRRIVDQRPVA, encoded by the coding sequence ATGCAGGACCGCACCCCTCGCCCGGAGGAGCTGGAGCCAATCGAGCGCGCCGGCATCGACGAGCTGCGGGCACTGCAACGCGACCGGCTGCGGTGGTCGTTGCGGCACGCGTACGACAACGTGCCGCACTACCGCCGGGCGTTCGACGCGGTCGGGGTGCACCCCGACGACTGCCGGGATCTCGACGACCTGGCCCGCTTTCCGTTCACCGGCAAGGCGGAGCTGCGGGACAACTACCCGTTCGGCATGTTCGCCGTACCCCGGGATCGGGTCGCCCGGCTGCACGCCTCCTCCGGCACCACCGGCCGACCGACGGTGGTCGGTTACACCCGCGACGACCTGCGCACCTGGGCGCGGCTGATGGCCCGGTCGATCCGCGCCTCCGGCGGCCGTCCCGGCGACCGGGTGCACGTCGCGTACGGCTACGGGCTCTTCACCGGCGGCCTGGGCGCGCACTACGGCGCCGAGGAGCTCGGTTGCACGGTCATCCCGGTCTCCGGCGGCATGACCGAGCGTCAGGTCATGCTGATCCGTGACTTCGAACCCGAGGTCATCATGGTCACGCCCAGCTACATGCTGGCGATCGTGGACGAGATGTACCGCCAGGGCGTGGACCCGCGAGCCACCTCACTGCGGGTGGGCATCTTCGGCGCGGAGCCGTGGACCGAGGACATGCGCCGGGAGGTGGAGCAGCAGCTGGACATCCACGCGGTGGACATCTACGGGCTCTCCGAGGTGATGGGTCCGGGCGTGGCGACCGAGTGCGTCGAGACCAAGGACGGGCTGCACCTCTGGGAGGACCACTTCTATCCGGAGATCATCGACCCGGTCAGCGGGGCGGTGCTGCCCGACGGCGAGCAGGGTGAGCTGGTGTTGACGTCGCTGACCAAGGAGGCGATGCCGGTCGTGCGCTACCGCACCCGCGACCTGACCCGGCTGCTGCCCGGCACCGCCCGGCCGATGCGCCGGATCGAGAAGATCACCGGTCGGACCGACGACATGATGATCGTCCGGGGGGTGAACGTCTTTCCCACCCAGATCGAGGAGTTGATCCTGCGGACCCCGCAGCTGTCCCCGCACTTCCAGTGCGTCCTCGATCGGCACGGCCGGTTGGACACCCTGACGGTGCGGGTGGAGCGGCGGGCCGGGGTCGGCGTGGACGCGGCGGAGCGGGCCGGCGCGACGCTGGTCGAGCTGGTGAAGAACACCATCGGCGTGAGCGTGGCTGTCGATGTCCTCGCCCCGGACGCGGTGGAGCGGTCGGTGGGCAAGATGCGCCGCATCGTCGACCAGCGACCGGTCGCCTGA
- a CDS encoding MarR family winged helix-turn-helix transcriptional regulator produces the protein MGIGDDAIEIRAQGWRTLAALHGLIETSLERALQAGHDLSVVEYTVLDALSRQDGWHMRMSQLARAAALSGSATTRLVTRLEQRGLLTRILCADDRRGIYTELTPAGSKLLAQARPTHDRVLTDALAEAAAAPELAPLVDALHRLPTAR, from the coding sequence ATGGGCATCGGCGATGACGCGATCGAGATCCGCGCGCAGGGATGGCGCACCCTCGCCGCCCTGCACGGGCTGATCGAGACGTCCCTGGAGCGGGCGTTGCAGGCCGGCCACGACCTGTCCGTCGTCGAATACACGGTGCTCGACGCGCTCTCCCGCCAGGACGGTTGGCACATGCGGATGAGCCAGCTCGCCCGGGCCGCCGCGCTCTCCGGCAGCGCCACCACCCGCTTGGTCACCCGGCTGGAGCAGCGTGGTCTGCTCACCCGGATTCTGTGCGCCGACGACCGGCGCGGCATCTACACCGAGCTGACCCCGGCCGGCTCCAAGTTGCTCGCCCAGGCCCGACCCACCCACGACCGGGTGCTCACCGATGCGCTTGCCGAGGCGGCGGCCGCCCCCGAGCTGGCCCCGCTGGTCGACGCCCTGCACCGGCTGCCGACCGCCCGCTGA
- a CDS encoding MFS transporter: protein MSVRHKSLPPGLIALAIGAFGIGLTEFVIMGLLPEVAADFAVTEPVAGWLISGYALSVAVGGVALTAAVTRLPRKPVLLGLMVLFIIGNLLSAVAGDYAVMMAGRIVAALCHGAFFGIGAVVAAGLVAPARRAGAIAMMFAGLTIANVLGVPFGTFLGQHFGWRSTFWAITAIGVVALIGLALLIPGRDTADADRSAGGLRGELRAFAHSQVWLSLLITVLGFGGMFGAFTYIAYTLTEVSGFATSTVPWLLVLFGVGLFAGNLLGGRAADRSLSRTLVIVLAVLTVVLVGFALTATSPVLTIVSLVLMGGFGFATVPPLQMRIMHYAQQAPTLASGANIAAFNLGNALGAWIGGVTIAAGLGYTSPIWAGAALTLAGLGVLLGALRLARRNEPATVDADLVDTTV from the coding sequence ATGTCCGTACGCCACAAGTCCCTGCCGCCCGGCCTGATCGCGCTGGCGATCGGCGCCTTCGGCATCGGGCTCACCGAATTCGTGATCATGGGGCTGCTGCCCGAGGTTGCCGCCGACTTCGCGGTCACCGAGCCGGTGGCCGGCTGGCTGATCTCCGGCTACGCGCTCAGCGTGGCCGTCGGCGGCGTCGCCCTCACCGCGGCGGTCACCCGACTGCCGCGCAAGCCGGTGCTGCTCGGCCTGATGGTGCTCTTCATCATCGGCAACCTGCTCTCCGCAGTCGCCGGCGACTACGCCGTGATGATGGCCGGCCGGATCGTCGCCGCGCTGTGCCACGGCGCGTTCTTCGGCATCGGCGCCGTGGTCGCCGCCGGCCTGGTCGCTCCGGCCCGTCGGGCCGGCGCCATCGCCATGATGTTCGCCGGCCTGACCATCGCGAACGTGCTCGGCGTCCCCTTCGGCACCTTCCTCGGGCAGCACTTCGGCTGGCGGTCGACCTTCTGGGCGATCACCGCGATCGGGGTGGTCGCGCTGATCGGGCTGGCCCTACTCATCCCGGGTCGCGACACCGCCGACGCCGACCGGTCGGCCGGCGGACTGCGTGGTGAGCTGCGCGCCTTCGCCCACTCACAGGTCTGGCTCTCCCTGCTGATCACGGTCCTGGGCTTCGGCGGGATGTTCGGCGCGTTCACCTACATCGCCTACACGCTCACCGAGGTCAGCGGATTCGCCACCAGCACCGTGCCATGGCTGCTCGTCCTCTTCGGCGTGGGGCTCTTCGCCGGCAACCTGCTCGGTGGTCGGGCGGCCGACAGGTCACTGTCGCGCACCCTGGTCATCGTCCTGGCGGTGCTCACCGTCGTGCTCGTCGGATTCGCGCTGACCGCGACGAGCCCGGTGCTGACCATCGTCTCGCTGGTGCTGATGGGCGGGTTCGGGTTCGCCACCGTGCCGCCGCTGCAGATGCGGATCATGCATTACGCCCAGCAGGCGCCGACCCTCGCGTCCGGGGCGAACATCGCGGCCTTCAACCTCGGCAACGCGCTGGGCGCCTGGATCGGTGGTGTGACCATCGCTGCCGGGCTCGGCTACACCTCGCCGATCTGGGCCGGCGCCGCGCTCACCCTGGCCGGCCTGGGCGTCCTGCTCGGAGCGCTGCGACTGGCCCGCCGCAACGAGCCGGCGACGGTCGACGCCGACCTGGTGGACACGACGGTCTGA
- a CDS encoding class I SAM-dependent methyltransferase, with the protein MSPYIVDPWAWQESWDRQQEAFMPDREHRFTAMLDTVDAVLDGRPPRLLDLAGGTGTISLRTLARFPGTEATLVDLDPALLAIADASLGDRATIVTADLGTPEWRSALPHREYDAVLTATALHWLPADRLSQLYAELRDVLRPGGVFVNADHMPDDTVPELTKRLLDRARDRRNARYAAGSVLSWSDWWERAGADPALAPLVAQRHTIYPTGHSPEWNPPVSWHLAALTAAEFSEVGTVWRGGPDAAVAAVR; encoded by the coding sequence ATGAGTCCTTACATCGTGGATCCGTGGGCCTGGCAGGAGAGCTGGGACCGTCAGCAGGAGGCCTTCATGCCGGACCGGGAACACCGGTTCACCGCCATGCTCGACACCGTCGACGCGGTCCTCGACGGCCGGCCGCCGCGCCTGCTCGATCTGGCCGGCGGCACCGGCACCATCTCGCTGCGGACGCTGGCGCGCTTCCCCGGCACCGAGGCGACCTTGGTGGACCTCGACCCGGCCCTGCTCGCCATCGCCGACGCCTCGCTGGGCGACCGGGCCACCATCGTCACGGCCGACCTCGGCACCCCGGAGTGGCGCTCCGCGCTCCCCCACCGCGAGTACGACGCCGTACTCACCGCCACCGCCCTGCACTGGCTTCCGGCCGACCGGCTCAGCCAGCTCTACGCCGAGCTGCGCGACGTGCTCCGACCGGGCGGGGTCTTCGTCAACGCCGACCACATGCCGGACGACACCGTGCCGGAGCTGACCAAGCGGCTGTTGGACCGGGCACGGGACCGGCGCAACGCCCGGTACGCCGCCGGCTCGGTGCTGTCCTGGTCGGACTGGTGGGAGCGGGCCGGCGCCGACCCGGCACTCGCCCCGCTGGTCGCCCAGCGGCACACCATCTACCCGACCGGACACAGCCCGGAATGGAACCCGCCGGTCTCCTGGCACCTCGCCGCGCTCACCGCGGCCGAGTTCAGCGAGGTCGGCACGGTGTGGCGGGGCGGTCCGGACGCCGCTGTCGCGGCAGTACGCTAA
- a CDS encoding fluoride efflux transporter FluC, which produces MSEPFERRTDPDVDLRVPADRGELTARPATILATIAAGGVLGALSRAGLQHAAPHSPTGFPWATFGINLSGCLLIGVLMAVLGHLGGGHPLVRPFLGVGVLGGFTTFSTYAVDVQQALVAGAPGTALAYLAATVLGALAAVGLGDAVTAGLLRRRVAR; this is translated from the coding sequence GTGTCAGAGCCGTTCGAGCGCCGTACCGACCCCGACGTCGATCTCCGCGTCCCCGCCGACCGGGGCGAGCTGACCGCGCGCCCCGCGACGATTCTCGCCACGATCGCGGCCGGCGGGGTGCTCGGCGCGCTGTCCCGGGCCGGCCTGCAACACGCCGCCCCGCACTCGCCGACGGGTTTCCCGTGGGCGACGTTCGGCATCAACCTGTCCGGCTGTCTGCTGATCGGCGTGCTGATGGCGGTGCTCGGGCACCTCGGCGGTGGGCACCCTCTGGTCCGCCCGTTCCTCGGGGTCGGGGTGCTCGGCGGGTTCACCACCTTCTCCACCTACGCGGTGGACGTCCAGCAGGCGCTGGTCGCGGGCGCTCCGGGCACCGCGCTGGCGTACCTGGCCGCGACGGTGCTCGGGGCGCTCGCGGCGGTGGGGTTGGGCGACGCCGTCACCGCTGGACTGCTGCGGCGGCGGGTGGCCCGATGA
- the crcB gene encoding fluoride efflux transporter CrcB: MTVLLIALGAALGAPLRYLTDRAVQSRHDSAFPWGTLTVNVIGSLLLGVLVGLPAGPAVTALLGTGFCGALTTYSTFSYETLRLAKDGNRLLALANVLGSVAAGLAAATTGYALTHALVG; the protein is encoded by the coding sequence ATGACCGTGCTGCTCATCGCCCTGGGCGCGGCCCTCGGCGCTCCGCTGCGCTACCTCACCGACCGGGCCGTGCAGTCCCGGCACGACTCGGCGTTCCCCTGGGGCACGCTGACCGTCAACGTGATCGGGTCGCTGCTGCTCGGCGTACTCGTCGGGTTGCCGGCCGGCCCGGCGGTCACCGCGTTGCTCGGCACCGGGTTCTGCGGCGCGCTGACCACCTACTCGACCTTCAGCTACGAGACGCTGCGGCTCGCCAAGGACGGCAACCGGCTCCTCGCCCTGGCCAACGTGCTGGGCAGCGTCGCCGCCGGGCTCGCCGCAGCCACCACCGGCTACGCCCTGACCCACGCCCTGGTGGGCTGA
- a CDS encoding PadR family transcriptional regulator, with protein MSVPLTLLGLLEREPSHGYDLKRDYDAFFGRGKPLPFGQVYSTLSRLARDGKVVISDVAPGSGPDRKRYIITDLGATEVEQWLTQPVDPEPHLQTVLFAKVVLALMLDRPAAEYLDTQRSAHLARMRELTEIKRAGNLVDALLADHGLYHLEADLRWIEMTGARLDALRKAVRP; from the coding sequence ATGAGCGTGCCATTGACCCTTCTCGGCCTCCTCGAACGGGAGCCCAGCCACGGGTACGACCTGAAGCGTGACTACGACGCCTTCTTCGGCCGGGGCAAGCCCCTGCCGTTCGGCCAGGTCTACTCCACCCTCAGCCGACTGGCCCGGGACGGCAAGGTGGTGATCAGCGACGTCGCCCCCGGCTCCGGCCCCGACCGCAAGCGCTACATCATCACCGACCTGGGCGCGACCGAGGTCGAGCAGTGGCTGACCCAGCCGGTCGACCCGGAACCGCACCTGCAGACGGTGCTCTTCGCCAAGGTCGTGCTCGCGCTGATGCTGGACCGGCCGGCCGCCGAATACCTCGACACCCAGCGCAGCGCACACCTGGCACGGATGCGCGAGCTCACCGAGATCAAACGCGCCGGCAACCTGGTCGACGCCCTGCTCGCCGACCACGGCCTGTACCACCTGGAGGCGGACCTCCGGTGGATCGAGATGACCGGCGCCCGGCTGGACGCCCTGAGGAAGGCGGTGCGGCCATGA
- a CDS encoding ABC transporter ATP-binding protein, with protein sequence MSVVIEARDVEFSFGQTPALRGASVAVDAGEILAIMGPSGSGKSTLLHCLAGILVPDSGEILFDGARIDAMAETQRSSLRRDRFGFVFQFGQLVPELTAVENVALPLLLSGVHRKQALKKAKAWFERLGLDGLEQRRSGELSGGQAQRVALARGLVAEPQVLFADEPTGALDSLTGEQVMDLLVSSAREQGTTVILVTHEPRIAAYADREVMVRDGRVNAPDRIAS encoded by the coding sequence ATGAGCGTCGTGATCGAAGCACGCGACGTCGAGTTCTCCTTCGGCCAGACCCCCGCGCTGCGCGGCGCCAGCGTCGCCGTTGACGCGGGCGAGATCCTCGCCATCATGGGCCCCAGCGGCTCGGGCAAGTCCACCCTGTTGCACTGCCTGGCCGGCATCCTCGTGCCCGACTCCGGCGAGATCCTCTTCGACGGGGCGCGGATCGACGCCATGGCCGAGACCCAGCGCAGCAGCCTGCGCCGCGACCGCTTCGGCTTCGTGTTCCAGTTCGGCCAACTCGTCCCCGAGCTCACCGCCGTGGAGAACGTCGCGCTGCCGCTGCTGCTCAGCGGCGTACACCGGAAGCAGGCGCTCAAGAAGGCGAAAGCCTGGTTCGAGCGCCTCGGCCTGGACGGCCTGGAACAGCGCCGGTCGGGTGAGCTGTCCGGCGGGCAGGCGCAACGCGTCGCCCTCGCCCGTGGCCTGGTCGCCGAGCCGCAGGTGCTCTTCGCCGACGAGCCGACCGGCGCGCTCGACTCGCTCACCGGTGAGCAGGTCATGGACCTGCTGGTCAGCTCGGCCCGCGAGCAGGGCACCACGGTCATCCTGGTCACCCACGAGCCCAGGATCGCCGCGTACGCCGACCGCGAGGTCATGGTCCGCGACGGGCGCGTGAACGCGCCGGACCGGATCGCCTCATGA